The Methylomicrobium lacus LW14 genome window below encodes:
- a CDS encoding penicillin acylase family protein, translating to MPKLKKSWLYAGLGAIGMIASAAGVGYGWLLQSLPPLDGDIPLASLAAPASIDTDAHGIPKITAGSRVDAARILGYVAARDRLFQMDLMRRKNAGRLAEIFGDMAVNSDVQARTYGFNQKAKQILPRLPPLHRQYLQAYAEGVNGYLAQNPTLPFEFKVLDYAPEPWQAEDSLLVVFGMFENLTAWVEEGERMLSVMEHTLPADAVAFLTPDTDRFTDQLMNRTKSLRPAQPVPVNVMQTLLAGRMGGFSRLADASRGETLAGSNAWAVSGSKTADGRAILANDMHLGISVPNIWYRVELNYPDVRAAGLNLPGTPFLIAGSNQHVAWGMTNLAGDFLDLVKLEINPDDAGQYRVGDRWQPFDQRQEVIKIKGGASKAVAVRETVWGPVALKPLQGQPVAIHWVALDPDAVNVDILELEQSQTLSQSLAIANRAGGPQLNVLLADEKGHIAWTVTGKIPKRFGGDGSVSLSWADGKTGWQGYVDPAALPRIIDPPEGFLVTANERRFAADFPYVIGHQFVNGYRAYRINQKLKQAARHNEWSLFNLQQDTESEFYGYYQQLALQILTPEVLAQKPELTGLRDYLLSWNGRADTASLGFPVLIEFRKQLIDAVFTPFLSACKQADKDFVYAWNYADTPLQSLLDAKPAALLPDTGLHQNWNRFILMQLEKSAAKVMARNPGAAWPELTWGRQNIVGHAHPFSKALPLLSAALDMPHQPVAGCGGYCVRVTGPDFGASERLVVSPGHFEDGILHMPGGQSGHPLSDYYSDQQAFWVTGLPLAFAGGKPEHKLVLSPQAADESAQNRVNNHAIR from the coding sequence ATGCCAAAGCTTAAAAAATCATGGCTCTATGCGGGGTTAGGCGCGATCGGGATGATCGCATCTGCGGCCGGCGTGGGATATGGGTGGTTATTGCAATCGCTGCCGCCTCTGGACGGCGACATCCCATTGGCAAGCCTTGCGGCTCCGGCCAGTATCGATACCGACGCGCACGGTATTCCAAAGATTACCGCCGGCAGCCGGGTCGATGCGGCCAGGATATTGGGTTACGTTGCCGCCCGCGACCGCCTGTTTCAAATGGATTTGATGCGGCGCAAGAACGCCGGACGGCTGGCGGAGATTTTCGGCGACATGGCGGTGAACAGCGACGTCCAGGCGCGGACTTACGGTTTCAATCAGAAGGCCAAGCAAATTTTGCCCCGGTTGCCGCCGCTCCACCGCCAGTATTTGCAAGCTTATGCCGAGGGCGTTAACGGCTATCTTGCACAAAATCCGACCTTGCCTTTTGAGTTTAAGGTTCTGGATTACGCGCCGGAGCCTTGGCAGGCGGAAGACAGTTTGCTGGTGGTGTTCGGAATGTTCGAAAATTTGACTGCCTGGGTTGAAGAGGGCGAGCGCATGCTGAGCGTGATGGAGCACACGCTGCCCGCCGATGCCGTGGCGTTTCTGACCCCGGATACCGATCGCTTTACCGATCAGCTGATGAATCGCACGAAATCGCTGAGGCCGGCGCAGCCTGTGCCGGTCAATGTGATGCAGACGCTGCTGGCAGGACGCATGGGGGGGTTCTCCCGGTTGGCGGATGCCTCCCGAGGAGAAACCTTGGCAGGTTCGAATGCCTGGGCCGTCAGCGGCAGCAAAACCGCGGATGGCCGGGCGATATTGGCCAACGATATGCATCTCGGGATTAGTGTGCCGAATATCTGGTATCGGGTCGAACTCAATTATCCCGATGTGCGGGCGGCAGGCCTGAACCTGCCCGGAACCCCTTTTCTGATAGCGGGCAGTAACCAGCATGTGGCTTGGGGAATGACCAATCTGGCGGGCGATTTTCTGGACTTGGTCAAACTGGAGATCAATCCGGATGACGCGGGGCAGTACCGCGTCGGCGATCGCTGGCAACCATTCGATCAGCGGCAGGAAGTGATCAAAATCAAGGGCGGCGCCTCCAAGGCGGTGGCGGTCAGGGAAACCGTATGGGGACCTGTCGCTCTCAAGCCTCTCCAGGGGCAGCCGGTGGCAATCCATTGGGTTGCCCTGGATCCGGATGCCGTCAATGTCGATATTCTGGAACTGGAACAGAGCCAAACGTTGTCGCAGTCGCTGGCTATCGCCAATCGGGCCGGCGGGCCGCAATTAAACGTGCTGCTGGCCGATGAAAAGGGCCACATTGCCTGGACGGTGACCGGAAAAATCCCCAAACGCTTCGGCGGCGACGGCTCGGTCAGCCTATCTTGGGCGGATGGCAAGACCGGTTGGCAGGGTTATGTCGACCCCGCCGCTTTGCCGCGCATCATCGACCCGCCGGAAGGCTTTTTGGTGACCGCCAACGAACGCCGATTTGCGGCCGATTTTCCCTACGTGATCGGACATCAGTTCGTGAACGGCTATCGCGCTTACCGGATTAACCAGAAACTCAAGCAGGCGGCACGGCATAACGAATGGTCGCTGTTTAACCTGCAGCAGGATACCGAAAGCGAATTTTATGGTTATTACCAGCAATTGGCCTTGCAAATACTGACGCCTGAGGTGTTGGCGCAAAAACCGGAATTGACCGGCTTGCGCGATTATTTATTGAGCTGGAACGGCAGGGCCGACACCGCAAGCCTGGGCTTCCCGGTCTTGATCGAGTTTCGCAAGCAATTGATCGATGCGGTGTTTACGCCGTTTCTATCGGCCTGTAAACAGGCGGACAAAGACTTCGTTTATGCGTGGAATTATGCCGATACGCCTTTGCAGTCCTTGCTGGACGCGAAGCCGGCAGCGTTGTTGCCGGATACAGGGCTCCATCAAAACTGGAACCGTTTCATCCTGATGCAATTGGAAAAGAGCGCTGCCAAGGTCATGGCGCGGAATCCCGGCGCGGCATGGCCGGAATTGACCTGGGGCAGGCAAAATATCGTCGGCCATGCGCATCCCTTTTCGAAGGCCTTACCCTTGTTGTCTGCGGCGCTGGATATGCCGCACCAGCCGGTGGCCGGTTGCGGAGGCTATTGCGTGCGGGTCACAGGACCCGATTTTGGCGCCAGCGAAAGGCTGGTGGTTTCGCCGGGCCATTTTGAGGACGGCATACTGCATATGCCGGGCGGGCAATCCGGCCATCCGTTATCGGATTATTACAGCGATCAGCAGGCGTTCTGGGTGACCGGTTTGCCGCTGGCCTTTGCGGGCGGAAAGCCGGAACACAAACTGGTGTTAAGCCCGCAGGCCGCGGACGAATCCGCACAAAATCGGGTAAATAACCATGCCATTCGGTAA
- a CDS encoding cyclic peptide export ABC transporter, translating into MLLFLWRSSWITITGVLLTGIISGLSNAALIAFINASLAGRLDQSLAFWRFAGMTPTAWFAVLASIVLVCRFASHYLLSRFSTKLVRDLRLHVSRLILNAPYPNLQKMGKSVLLSHLTEDVSAIANASELFPVLCINFAIVAGCMAYLSWLSWQLAGVLAGVILFGVMTFHLFNHVPMRSLRRARDEYDSLSRGFSALTEGVRELKLHRRRSEAFVSQSLAVNEEAYRRYSFRAAVAYLWINQWIQFLYYLTIAAILYVFPVWQALTPEVVSGYLLVFLFMMSPLTLLTSSLPVFSRAKVSLNKVLQLDDTLRGKNSAQRLAKFSAQRHFKALTLHGVTHSFHREKENRNFTLGPIDLEFHPGELVFLIGGNGSGKTTLAMLLIGLYHPEQGTIHWNGCPVDAGSRDAYQQHFSVIFSDFYLFDELYGVDFENNRAAIEDYLQRLHLHHKVDIVNGRFSSVSLSQGQRKRLALLAAYLEDRPFYVFDEWAADQDPEFKHLFYTELLPALKARGKTVLAITHDDKYFHLADRCIKLDEGRITAVESPVADRRLQAAHSERPDLAAAETIAS; encoded by the coding sequence ATGCTGTTATTTTTATGGCGCTCATCTTGGATAACGATTACTGGTGTCTTGCTGACAGGCATTATCAGCGGCTTAAGCAATGCGGCATTGATTGCATTCATCAATGCCAGTTTGGCAGGACGACTGGATCAGTCTCTGGCTTTCTGGCGGTTTGCCGGCATGACACCTACCGCATGGTTTGCCGTTTTAGCCTCTATCGTATTGGTTTGCCGATTTGCTTCGCATTATTTGTTGAGCCGATTCAGCACAAAACTGGTTCGTGATTTGCGGCTGCACGTCAGTCGTTTGATCTTGAATGCTCCCTATCCGAATTTGCAGAAGATGGGCAAATCCGTATTGCTGAGCCATTTGACCGAGGACGTAAGCGCCATCGCAAATGCCAGTGAGCTTTTTCCGGTGCTCTGCATCAATTTCGCGATTGTGGCGGGCTGTATGGCTTATTTGAGCTGGCTGTCCTGGCAATTGGCCGGTGTTTTGGCCGGCGTGATCCTGTTCGGCGTCATGACTTTCCATTTATTCAATCACGTGCCGATGCGATCCCTCCGGAGAGCGCGGGACGAATACGATAGCCTCAGCCGGGGCTTTTCTGCATTGACCGAAGGCGTTCGCGAATTAAAACTTCATCGCCGGCGAAGTGAGGCCTTTGTTTCCCAGTCTCTGGCGGTGAACGAAGAGGCCTATCGCCGTTATTCTTTCCGGGCCGCCGTGGCTTATTTATGGATCAATCAGTGGATACAGTTCCTGTACTATCTGACCATTGCCGCGATATTGTATGTGTTTCCGGTTTGGCAAGCGCTTACCCCGGAAGTCGTTAGTGGTTACCTCTTGGTATTTTTATTCATGATGTCGCCCCTCACGCTTTTGACCAGCAGCTTGCCGGTGTTCAGCCGCGCTAAAGTCTCCTTGAATAAGGTGCTTCAATTAGACGACACATTGAGAGGGAAAAATTCAGCGCAACGCTTGGCCAAATTCTCGGCTCAGCGCCATTTCAAGGCGTTGACCCTGCATGGGGTGACTCATAGTTTCCATCGGGAAAAGGAGAACCGTAACTTTACCCTGGGCCCCATCGACCTGGAATTCCATCCGGGCGAGCTGGTATTTTTAATCGGCGGCAACGGCAGCGGCAAGACCACCTTGGCCATGCTGCTGATCGGGCTTTATCATCCCGAGCAAGGCACGATCCACTGGAACGGCTGCCCCGTCGATGCAGGCAGCCGCGATGCCTACCAGCAGCATTTTTCAGTGATCTTTTCGGACTTTTATTTGTTCGACGAGCTCTATGGCGTTGATTTCGAGAACAATCGGGCCGCGATAGAGGATTATTTGCAGCGCCTGCATCTGCATCATAAGGTGGATATCGTGAATGGCCGCTTCTCTTCGGTGAGTTTGTCCCAAGGTCAGCGTAAACGGCTGGCGCTGCTGGCGGCCTATCTGGAGGATAGGCCGTTTTATGTATTCGACGAATGGGCGGCCGATCAGGATCCTGAATTCAAGCATTTGTTCTACACCGAATTATTGCCGGCGCTGAAGGCGCGCGGCAAGACGGTGCTGGCGATTACGCATGACGATAAATATTTTCATTTGGCGGATCGTTGCATCAAGCTGGATGAAGGCCGGATTACCGCGGTCGAATCGCCGGTGGCCGATAGGCGGCTGCAGGCCGCGCATTCGGAACGGCCGGATTTGGCCGCTGCGGAAACGATAGCCTCTTGA